Proteins encoded in a region of the Oncorhynchus gorbuscha isolate QuinsamMale2020 ecotype Even-year linkage group LG16, OgorEven_v1.0, whole genome shotgun sequence genome:
- the LOC124000744 gene encoding uncharacterized protein LOC124000744 yields the protein MSSDRDKGTVYDNFQLRNQWENRAKQFSQKGQLEKERQGKSALNGLYKKWQSRLANTNGAPTAAEKKGKGSNISDFRKVAVILDIDADIERAMFKVVPPPKIPKPAPSPPPTKKPPKRAKPQVLKPAGGWDESWKSLKPPEQEVQPEEKWWRDLKPDRYLPLSEWARPFKCQPLLFSFILHQQTEWWQRGWPVFSWEQNNKLLKAKPLDVEVNLLGWEDAWKTSKSLSKQHIENQMITETVQLKAFFPGWTESWKVAGENVQNSGQYLRDWHESWSLCQEHHWYKAPIDSQLMSKHVLSNELLTSQLDEDIPSSSDWIESWKSVKSQPQYQESQSEPKGTELKVEMSHVPLHLQFHKLNTPFSKWHESWKVSTANNEAIEDGWKGSWKICSQHQNDTNAQRDVVFLSNKYKTQRFWGVDSMPLSEWSKSWKTPMPPQHTFLPGWKESWKQNSNPYWKDWHESWSLCQEHHCCKSFMDFQYCHHAMMMSKCLLTNKLLSSQLDEEIPSSYEWIVSWKSVKPYPQSQSDSEETESELEMSHVPLHLQFYKLNTPFSNWHDSWKVSTAQAVADKDEQHPSTEWTDSWKISWTNLNRNDLKPQRDVVFFSRHKTECFLSVDCMVQNEWSECWKTIKPTQYTTTQEEEEEKDSHSDSSKHLSHLIEIPLIDWAESWRFKPEDESPTSPKMTQPLAPKPEEEMLKASTPSHPQPYKYNLNQAIWGDSWKILKPPQKEVPSGKKWWRAFKQDRNLPFNEWAKPFKCRPLLFSRLLHTQTTSWQQGWPAFSREQSNKLLNAKRLDNKVNLPKWEDAWKTLKPLHKQHTENKMITERVQPDGFLPGWTESWKVAGNNVQNINPYLKDWQESWSSCHEHHSYRASIDSQNRQYLPVSLKHKLFRDLMISQLDENITSSPEGVESWKSLKNQPLFQAEPEEIESEIDMPDVPLHLQFHKINTPFSDWHQSWKVSTAESEGEKQQREWNGSWKIYCPYLSKNNTKAQNDFVFLSNKHKTYKCLGVDHAENSMPQNEWSESWKTKQHQQQLEDWAESWRLSVTPESNNTVSLDRWKQSWRLSKPNHPHQLNQGTEPLIHNSPKHHMQLHEVELPQAEWSNSWQYLKSDTLDPNTKKETYIQ from the exons ATGTCGTCAGATAGGGATAAAGGGACAGTGTACGACAACTTCCAGCTCAGGAACCAATGGGAGAACAGAGCTAAGCAGTTCAGTCAGAAGGGACAACTGGAAAAGGAGAGACAAGGCAAGAGTGCCTTGAATGG GCTTTACAAAAAGTGGCAGTCTCGCCTGGCGAACACAAATGGAGCCCCTACGGCAGCGGAGAAGAAAGGAAAGGGCAGCAACATATCTGACTTCAGAAAGGTTGCGGTGATCCTAGACATTGATGCTGACATCGAAAGAGCCATGTTTAAGGTGGTACCACCACCAAAGATTCCCAAACCTGCTCCATCCCCACCACCCACAAAGAAACCACCCAAGAGGGCAAAGCCTCAAGTTCTCAAACCAGCCGGAGGCTGGGATGAGTCATGGAAGAGCCTGAAGCCCCCAGAGCAGGAAGTGCAACCTGAGGAAAAATGGTGGAGGGATTTGAAGCCAGATCGATATCTACCTCTCAGCGAATGGGCAAGGCCCTTCAAATGTCAACCACTGTTATTCAGTTTCATCCTTCACCAGCAAACAGAGTGGTGGCAGCGAGGATGGCCAGTGTTCAGCtgggaacaaaacaacaaactatTGAAAGCTAAGCCTTTGGATGTCGAAGTAAACCTTCTAGGGTGGGAGGACGCTTGGAAGACATCCAAATCTTTATCCAAGCAACACATTGAGAACCAGATGATTACAGAAACAGTACAGCTCAAAGCCTTCTTCCCAGGCTGGACAGAATCTTGGAAGGTCGCAGGTGAAAATGTCCAAAACAGTGGCCAATATCTGAGGGATTGGCACGAGTCCTGGAGTTTGTGCCAAGAACACCACTGGTACAAGGCCCCCATAGACTCCCAGTTGATGTCAAAACATGTGTTGTCCAATGAGTTGTTGACCTCTCAGCTTGATGAGGATATCCCATCTTCATCAGATTGGATAGAGTCCTGGAAATCTGTGAAATCTCAGCCCCAGTACCAAGAGTCCCAGTCAGAGCCCAAAGGGACTGAATTAAAGGTAGAAATGTCCCATGTGCCACTGCATTTGCAGTTCCACAAGCTTAACACACCTTTCTCAAAGTGGCACGAGTCTTGGAAAGTGTCAACTGCAAACAATGAAGCAATTGAAGATGGATGGAAAGGTTCCTGGAAGATATGTAGTCAGCATCAAAATGACACAAATGCCCAAAGAGATGTTGTGTTTCTCTCAAATAAGTACAAGACCCAAAGGTTCTGGGGTGTTGACAGCATGCCTCTGAGTGAATGGTCTAAATCCTGGAAGACCCCCATGCCTCCCCAACATACTTTCTTGCCAGGTTGGAAAGAATCTTGGAAACAAAACAGCAATCCATATTGGAAGGATTGGCATGAGTCCTGGAGTTTGTGCCAAGAACACCACTGTTGCAAGTCCTTTATGGACTTCCAGTATTGCCATCATGCTATGATGATGTCAAAATGCTTGCTGACCAATAAGCTGTTGAGCTCCCAGCTTGATGAGGAAATCCCATCTTCATACGAGTGGATTGTGTCCTGGAAATCTGTGAAACCTTATCCTCAGTCCCAGTCAGATTCAGAAGAAACTGAATCAGAGTTGGAAATGTCCCATGTCCCACTGCATCTTCAGTTCTACAAGCTTAACACACCTTTCTCAAACTGGCATGATTCTTGGAAAGTGTCCACTGCGCAAGCTGTAGCAGATAAAGATGAACAACATCCTTCAACAGAATGGACGGATTCCTGGAAGATATCTTGGACGAACCTAAATAGAAATGACTTAAAACCCCAAAGGGATGTTGTATTTTTCTCAAGGCATAAGACTGAATGTTTTTTGAGTGTTGACTGTATGGTCCAGAATGAATGGTCTGAATGCTGGAAGACCATCAAGCCTACCCAATACACTAcgacacaggaggaggaggaggaaaaagaTAGCCATTCTGATTCCTCTAAACATTTGTCACATCTAATAGAGATTCCTTTGATTGATTGGGCAGAATCATGGAGGTTCAAGCCAGAGGATGAGAGCCCCACCTCACCCAAGATGACACAGCCCCTAGCTCCAAAACCAGAGGAGGAGATGCTGAAAGCCAGCACACCATCACATCCTCAGCCTTACAAATACAATCTTAACCAGGCAATCTGGGGTGATTCCTGGAAAATCCTGAAGCCCCCACAGAAGGAAGTCCCATCTGGAAAAAAATGGTGGAGGGCGTTTAAGCAGGACAGAAACCTACCTTTCAATGAATGGGCAAAGCCCTTCAAGTGTCGACCACTGCTATTCAGTCGCTTactgcacacacaaacaacatcCTGGCAGCAGGGATGGCCAGCGTTCAGCCGGGAACAAAGCAACAAACTACTGAATGCTAAGCGTTTGGATAACAAAGTAAACCTTCCGAAGTGGGAGGATGCATGGAAGACACTCAAGCCTTTACACAAGCAGCATACTGAGAACAAGATGATTACAGAAAGGGTACAGCCCGATGGCTTCTTGCCAGGTTGGACAGAATCTTGGAAGGTCGCAGGTAACAATGTTCAAAACATCAATCCATATCTGAAGGATTGGCAGGAGTCCTGGAGTTCTTGTCATGAACATCACTCATACAGGGCCTCTATAGACTCCCAGAATCGGCAGTATCTCCCTGTATCACTAAAACACAAGCTGTTCAGGGATCTGATGATCTCCCAGCTTGATGAAAACATTACGTCCTCACCAGAAGGGGTAGAGTCCTGGAAATCTTTGAAAAATCAACCTCTGTTCCAGGCAGAGCCCGAAGAAATTGAATCAGAGATAGATATGCCTGATGTGCCACTGCATCTCCAGTTCCACAAGATTAACACACCTTTCTCAGACTGGCACCAGTCTTGGAAAGTGTCAACTGCAGAAAGTGAAGGCGAAAAACAACAGAGAGAATGGAATGGTTCCTGGAAGATATATTGTCCGTATCTGTCAAAAAACAACACAAAAGCCCAAAATGATTTCGTGTTTTTGTCCAATAAGCATAAGACTTACAAGTGCCTGGGTGTCGATCATGCTGAAAACAGCATGCCTCAGAATGAATGGTCTGAATCTTGGAAGACaaagcagcaccagcagcagttGGAGGACTGGGCAGAGTCTTGGAGGTTATCTGTCACCCCAGAATCCAACAACACAGTATCACTGGACCGGTGGAAACAATCATGGAGACTCTCAAAACCAAATCACCCACACCAGCTTAACCAGGGCACAGAGCCTCTCATACACAACAGCCCCAAACACCACATGCAACTCCACGAGGTTGAACTGCCCCAGGCAGAATGGAGCAACTCCTGGCAGTACCTCAAGTCAGACACTCTGGATCCTAACACGAAAAAGGAAacatacatacagtag